One Sphaerisporangium krabiense DNA segment encodes these proteins:
- a CDS encoding MFS transporter has product MTTNHVAGGHTGARAGGPDERWSARWVGRLIVLVLVSEVIPVSMSLAGTALPAISGEYRTTQASWTLTAAFLAAAVAMPLIGKIADIVGKKKVLLIVLGCTTIGSVVSALAPSFLLFAVGRAMQGAAFALVFLCYSLIRDLFPPRLVTFAVSVTVTGTGLIVIGQPFLAGWLIDGYGVGGVFWFLAVLTTVLLALSAAVVPESGVRVSESRPDFAGAALLGFGVAAILLGVSIAPELGFLSLPVVALVLAGLALVVCWVFQARRVAQPLIDLRLLGSRSLLPIVAGGGLVYGAGASITLVLPILAMTPREIGAGYGFGLTATGYALFGMASGAGLVVGGLLVGLTARQGARRHLIIASGVLILGTIASALFKADYAMLMVATTIAALGLGVGSAAIPNLVIESVPPERQVISSSIVEVSRTLIASIVTPVVFVVMNSNIARVAGGQPIYTTGAFDGAYLAVGLTIAAGGAVSLLIRRRTTGDPSPSPVPGH; this is encoded by the coding sequence ATGACCACGAACCACGTGGCCGGTGGGCACACGGGCGCGCGTGCCGGCGGTCCCGACGAACGATGGTCGGCCCGCTGGGTCGGGCGGCTGATCGTCCTGGTGCTCGTCTCCGAGGTCATTCCGGTGTCGATGAGCCTCGCCGGTACGGCGCTGCCCGCGATCAGCGGGGAGTACCGGACGACCCAGGCGAGCTGGACGCTCACCGCCGCCTTCCTGGCGGCGGCGGTCGCCATGCCGCTGATCGGCAAGATCGCCGACATCGTGGGGAAGAAGAAGGTCCTGCTCATCGTGCTGGGCTGCACCACGATCGGATCGGTGGTCTCCGCGCTCGCGCCCTCCTTCCTGCTGTTCGCGGTCGGCCGGGCAATGCAGGGCGCCGCGTTCGCGCTGGTGTTCCTGTGCTACTCGCTGATCAGAGATCTCTTTCCGCCGAGGTTGGTGACCTTCGCGGTCAGCGTCACGGTCACGGGCACCGGGCTCATCGTCATCGGGCAGCCGTTCCTGGCAGGCTGGCTGATCGATGGCTACGGCGTCGGCGGCGTCTTCTGGTTCCTCGCCGTGCTGACCACGGTGCTGCTGGCGCTGTCCGCGGCCGTGGTCCCGGAGAGCGGCGTCCGGGTCTCCGAGTCCCGGCCCGACTTCGCCGGAGCCGCGCTGCTGGGCTTCGGTGTCGCGGCGATCCTGCTCGGGGTGAGCATCGCGCCGGAACTCGGGTTCCTGTCCCTGCCGGTGGTGGCGCTGGTCCTGGCCGGTCTGGCGCTGGTCGTGTGCTGGGTGTTCCAGGCGCGGCGGGTCGCCCAGCCGCTGATCGACCTGCGACTGCTGGGCAGCCGCAGCCTGCTGCCGATCGTGGCGGGCGGCGGCCTGGTGTACGGGGCGGGCGCGTCGATCACCCTGGTCCTGCCGATCCTGGCGATGACACCGCGCGAGATCGGCGCCGGCTACGGATTCGGCCTGACCGCCACCGGCTACGCGCTGTTCGGGATGGCCTCCGGGGCCGGCCTGGTCGTCGGCGGCCTGCTGGTGGGCCTGACGGCCAGGCAGGGAGCCCGCCGGCATCTGATCATCGCCTCCGGCGTGCTGATCCTCGGGACGATCGCCTCGGCGCTGTTCAAGGCGGACTACGCCATGCTGATGGTGGCGACCACGATCGCCGCTCTCGGCCTGGGCGTGGGCTCCGCCGCGATCCCGAACCTCGTGATCGAGTCCGTGCCGCCGGAGCGGCAGGTGATCAGCTCCAGCATCGTCGAGGTCAGCCGCACGCTCATCGCGTCGATCGTCACCCCGGTGGTGTTCGTCGTCATGAACAGCAACATCGCCCGCGTGGCCGGCGGCCAGCCGATCTACACCACCGGAGCCTTCGACGGCGCGTACCTCGCGGTCGGACTGACGATCGCCGCCGGCGGTGCGGTATCCCTGCTCATCCGCCGCCGCACCACTGGCGACCCCTCCCCGTCGCCCGTGCCCGGACACTGA
- a CDS encoding sigma-70 family RNA polymerase sigma factor, with product MSCSPLPMMTPPSGLAGRTAAPADDDRLTRLAMVARDGRPDDVEAFVRAVYGDVRRFAAYLAGIPAAEDLTQETFLRVLGSLPGFAGRSSARTWLLSIVRRVVVDRFRAAAVRPVVAELPDWQAAAERCQPRDVPGPEEGVALADLLLQLPFERREAFVLTQVSRLSYAEAAELIGCPVGTVRSRVARARGQLVEALLAADQAA from the coding sequence ATGTCTTGTTCCCCCCTGCCCATGATGACCCCGCCGTCCGGCTTGGCCGGACGCACCGCGGCGCCCGCCGACGATGATCGGCTGACCCGGCTCGCGATGGTGGCACGCGACGGCAGGCCCGATGACGTCGAGGCGTTCGTGCGCGCCGTCTATGGCGACGTGCGCAGGTTCGCCGCCTACCTGGCCGGGATACCGGCGGCGGAGGACCTCACCCAGGAGACGTTCCTGCGTGTGCTGGGCAGCCTGCCCGGGTTCGCGGGCCGGTCATCCGCGCGGACGTGGCTGTTGTCCATCGTCCGGCGGGTGGTCGTCGACCGGTTCCGGGCCGCGGCGGTCCGCCCGGTCGTCGCGGAACTGCCGGACTGGCAGGCGGCCGCCGAACGGTGCCAGCCACGCGACGTGCCGGGCCCGGAAGAGGGCGTCGCGCTGGCCGACCTTCTGCTCCAGCTTCCGTTCGAACGGCGCGAGGCTTTCGTCCTGACCCAGGTCTCGCGGTTGTCGTACGCCGAGGCGGCCGAGCTGATCGGCTGCCCGGTCGGCACGGTGCGTTCCCGCGTGGCCAGGGCCCGCGGCCAGCTCGTCGAGGCGTTGCTGGCCGCCGACCAGGCCGCGTGA
- the meaB gene encoding methylmalonyl Co-A mutase-associated GTPase MeaB, which yields MDVQELADAVRRGSPRAVARLISLVEDAAAVPGRDGVLRQVMARLATGAGGPCGARVIGLTGAPGVGKSTTTNMLIAALRGRGHRVGVLAVDPSSPFTGGALLGDRVRMRGHATDPDVFIRSMSSRGHLGGLAWAAPQALRVLAAAGCDVILLETVGIGQIEVDIARLADTTVVLLAPGMGDDVQAAKAGILEIADVFVVNKADHEGAQATVRELRTMTSVAKGPWRPPIVTTVATRGDGAGDLLTALDKHLAHLEESGEDHRRRLTRAREEIESAALARLRSRFAGPHDDRLDALARRLLAGEVDLYTAADDVIAALNRSARPTV from the coding sequence GTGGATGTCCAGGAGCTCGCCGACGCGGTGCGGCGGGGCAGCCCGCGCGCGGTGGCGCGGCTGATCTCGCTGGTCGAGGACGCCGCTGCGGTCCCCGGCCGGGACGGGGTGCTGCGTCAGGTCATGGCCCGGTTGGCGACCGGCGCGGGCGGGCCGTGCGGCGCACGGGTGATCGGCCTGACCGGCGCGCCGGGTGTGGGGAAGTCCACCACCACGAACATGCTCATCGCGGCGTTGCGCGGGCGTGGCCACCGGGTGGGCGTGCTCGCCGTCGATCCCTCCAGCCCGTTCACCGGCGGTGCGCTCCTCGGCGACCGCGTGCGCATGCGAGGCCACGCCACCGATCCGGACGTCTTCATCCGCAGCATGTCCAGCCGGGGACATCTGGGCGGGCTGGCCTGGGCCGCCCCCCAGGCGCTGCGGGTGCTGGCGGCGGCCGGATGTGACGTGATCCTGCTGGAGACGGTCGGCATCGGGCAGATCGAGGTCGACATCGCCAGGCTCGCCGACACCACCGTCGTGCTGCTCGCCCCGGGAATGGGAGACGACGTCCAGGCGGCCAAGGCGGGCATCCTGGAGATCGCCGACGTCTTCGTGGTCAACAAGGCCGACCACGAAGGCGCCCAGGCGACCGTCCGCGAACTGCGCACGATGACGAGCGTGGCGAAGGGGCCATGGCGGCCTCCGATAGTGACCACGGTCGCCACCCGAGGCGACGGCGCCGGCGACCTGCTGACCGCACTGGACAAGCACCTGGCCCACCTGGAGGAGTCCGGCGAGGACCACCGCCGCCGGCTGACCCGGGCACGCGAGGAGATCGAGAGCGCCGCTCTGGCGCGGCTTCGCTCACGATTCGCCGGCCCGCACGACGACCGCCTCGACGCGCTGGCGCGGCGGCTGCTCGCCGGCGAGGTCGACCTCTATACCGCCGCCGACGACGTCATCGCCGCCCTGAACCGATCGGCTCGTCCGACGGTGTGA
- a CDS encoding aldo/keto reductase encodes MTMPLRRLGPLEVSALGLGCMAMSDYYGAHDASESLATIHRALDLGVTLLDTADAYGSGSNEELVGRAIAGRRDQVVLATKFGVVRRGGQTTGVCGRPDYVRSACEASLRRLGVDHIDLYQQHRVDPAVPIEDTVGALAELVAEGKVRCIGLSEASPETIRRAHAVHPITTLQNEWSLWSRDIEDDQLGPCRELGIGIVPYSPLGRGFLTGKYRSVGDFDGDDFRRVAQPRFAEANLRHNLAIVDALTEQATRLQITPAQLALAWLLAQGDDVVPIQGATTRAHLEENLAAATVTLTAADIAAAAGAVPAGAVMGERYAPDRMQLLDD; translated from the coding sequence ATGACAATGCCGCTCCGGCGTCTCGGCCCGCTCGAGGTCAGCGCCCTCGGCCTGGGATGCATGGCGATGAGCGACTACTACGGCGCCCACGACGCCTCCGAGTCCCTCGCCACCATCCACCGCGCGCTGGACCTCGGCGTGACCCTGCTCGACACCGCCGACGCGTACGGCTCGGGCTCGAACGAGGAGCTGGTCGGCCGGGCGATCGCCGGCCGCCGCGACCAGGTCGTGCTCGCCACCAAGTTCGGCGTGGTGCGGCGCGGCGGCCAGACGACCGGCGTCTGCGGCCGGCCCGACTACGTCCGCTCGGCCTGCGAGGCGTCGCTGCGACGCCTCGGCGTCGACCACATCGACCTCTACCAGCAGCATCGCGTAGATCCGGCGGTGCCGATCGAGGACACCGTCGGCGCGCTCGCCGAACTCGTCGCCGAGGGCAAGGTGCGCTGCATCGGGCTCTCGGAGGCGTCCCCCGAGACGATCCGGCGCGCCCACGCGGTACACCCGATCACCACGCTGCAGAACGAATGGTCGCTGTGGTCGCGCGACATCGAGGACGACCAGCTCGGGCCGTGCCGCGAGCTGGGCATCGGGATAGTGCCCTACTCGCCCCTCGGCCGCGGCTTCCTCACCGGCAAGTACCGGTCGGTCGGCGACTTCGACGGCGACGACTTCCGCCGGGTGGCCCAGCCCCGCTTCGCCGAGGCGAACCTGCGGCACAACCTCGCGATCGTCGACGCCCTGACCGAGCAGGCGACCCGGCTGCAGATCACACCGGCCCAGCTCGCGCTGGCCTGGCTGCTCGCCCAGGGCGACGACGTGGTGCCGATCCAGGGGGCGACCACGCGCGCCCACCTCGAGGAGAACCTGGCGGCGGCCACGGTCACGCTCACCGCCGCGGACATCGCGGCGGCCGCCGGCGCCGTCCCCGCCGGCGCCGTCATGGGCGAACGCTACGCGCCGGACCGAATGCAGCTACTGGACGATTGA
- a CDS encoding acyl-CoA dehydrogenase family protein — MNDIAIHDTDAAHQRLSAEVRELCERFGDEYWRARDRERAYPEEFVRALTEAGYLSVLIPKEYGGLGMGVTEGGIILQEINRSGGHSAACHAQMYTMAPLLRHGGEEQRRRHLPAIATGALRLQAFSITEPEAGSNTTRIRTMAVRDGEDYVVTGHKNWTSRIAQSDLLMLLARTRPLAEEPAERTEGISLFLVDLRQVRREQPGTLVVEPVRTMFNYATNQVWYKGMRIPADSLIGEEGHGFRYVIDGWNAERILLASEAIGDGYWFLDRAIAYARRRDVFGHPIGADQGVQFPLARAYTQVAAADQMRTRAAALFDSGRHSGAEANTAKFLASEASWQAANVCLDIHGGNGFVDTWDVERKFRETRLYQVAPVNNNLILAFLGQHVLGLPRSY, encoded by the coding sequence GTGAACGATATCGCCATTCACGACACCGACGCGGCCCACCAGCGGCTGTCCGCGGAGGTGCGCGAGCTCTGTGAGCGTTTCGGCGACGAGTACTGGCGCGCCCGCGATCGCGAGCGGGCCTATCCGGAGGAGTTCGTCCGCGCCCTCACCGAGGCCGGGTACCTGTCGGTCCTCATTCCGAAGGAGTACGGCGGGCTGGGGATGGGGGTCACCGAGGGAGGCATCATCCTGCAGGAGATCAACCGTTCCGGCGGCCACTCCGCCGCCTGCCACGCCCAGATGTACACGATGGCGCCGTTGCTGCGGCACGGCGGCGAGGAGCAGAGACGGCGCCATCTGCCCGCGATCGCGACCGGCGCGCTGCGGCTGCAGGCGTTCTCCATCACCGAGCCCGAGGCCGGATCCAACACCACCCGGATCCGCACCATGGCGGTGCGCGACGGCGAGGACTACGTGGTGACCGGCCACAAGAACTGGACCAGCCGGATCGCCCAGTCGGACCTTCTGATGCTGCTGGCCCGCACTCGTCCGCTCGCGGAGGAGCCCGCCGAACGGACCGAGGGCATCAGTCTCTTTCTCGTCGACCTGCGTCAGGTCCGGCGGGAGCAGCCCGGCACGCTGGTCGTCGAACCGGTCCGCACCATGTTCAACTACGCCACCAACCAGGTCTGGTACAAGGGGATGCGGATCCCCGCCGACAGCCTGATCGGCGAGGAGGGGCACGGATTCCGCTACGTCATCGACGGCTGGAACGCCGAACGCATCCTGCTGGCCTCCGAGGCCATCGGCGACGGGTACTGGTTCCTCGACCGGGCGATCGCGTACGCCAGGCGGCGTGACGTCTTCGGTCACCCCATCGGCGCCGACCAGGGCGTGCAGTTCCCGCTGGCCCGCGCCTACACCCAGGTCGCCGCGGCGGACCAGATGCGCACCCGCGCGGCCGCCCTGTTCGACAGCGGGCGGCACAGCGGAGCCGAGGCGAACACGGCCAAGTTCCTGGCCAGCGAGGCCAGCTGGCAGGCGGCCAACGTCTGCCTGGACATCCACGGCGGCAACGGATTCGTGGACACCTGGGACGTCGAGCGCAAGTTCCGCGAGACCCGCCTCTACCAGGTCGCCCCCGTCAACAACAACTTGATCCTGGCCTTCCTCGGACAGCACGTCCTCGGACTGCCCCGCTCCTACTGA
- a CDS encoding agmatinase family protein produces the protein MGIDPEDLIGERAKRLEGELTDRKYQEELRRIHRLGLPPADSIQDKELASTFQRGEIPHFSGIKTFLKAPYLEDVTLVGEHEVAVVGVPLDTGTTYRPGPRFGPEGMRSISSLYSPYYYEHGVDLREQLDIVDVGDIFITPANIEKAFDQITKGIEHIVSHGVFPVILGGDHSIGFPTARGVMNAFGRKIGVIHFDRHLDTQKRDLDERMHTTPWYWAAHELHFDMGNLVQIGIGGWQVPRPGVLEAREGGSVVITVEDLEEHGLDAVADLALEVAWSNGAQGVFLSFDIDAIDPGFAPGTGWPEPGGLYPREALKLVRRFAAEGLLGMEVVEVSPPYDSSDVTSLLGVRLICDVLAASVKAGKLGRTRSGAPQTPRAREIDDRTGEGDGG, from the coding sequence ATGGGCATCGATCCGGAAGACCTGATCGGCGAGCGGGCCAAGCGCCTTGAGGGCGAGTTGACCGACCGCAAATACCAGGAGGAGCTCCGGCGCATACACCGTCTGGGCCTGCCGCCGGCGGACTCCATCCAGGACAAGGAACTGGCCTCGACGTTCCAGCGCGGCGAGATACCGCATTTCTCGGGCATCAAGACGTTTCTCAAGGCCCCGTACCTGGAGGACGTCACCCTGGTCGGCGAGCACGAGGTCGCGGTGGTCGGCGTGCCGCTCGACACCGGCACCACCTATCGCCCCGGACCCCGTTTCGGGCCGGAGGGCATGCGCAGCATCTCCTCCCTCTATTCGCCGTACTACTACGAGCACGGCGTGGACCTGCGCGAACAACTCGACATCGTCGACGTGGGCGACATCTTCATCACCCCGGCGAACATCGAGAAGGCCTTCGACCAGATCACCAAGGGCATCGAGCACATCGTGTCCCACGGCGTCTTCCCGGTCATCCTCGGCGGCGACCACTCGATCGGGTTCCCCACCGCCAGAGGGGTCATGAACGCGTTCGGCCGCAAGATCGGCGTCATTCACTTCGACCGCCACCTGGACACCCAGAAACGCGACCTCGACGAACGCATGCACACCACCCCGTGGTACTGGGCGGCCCACGAACTGCATTTCGACATGGGCAACCTCGTGCAGATCGGCATCGGCGGCTGGCAGGTGCCAAGGCCCGGCGTGCTGGAGGCACGCGAGGGCGGCTCGGTGGTGATCACCGTCGAGGACCTGGAGGAACACGGCCTGGACGCGGTCGCCGACCTGGCGCTGGAGGTGGCCTGGAGCAACGGCGCGCAGGGCGTGTTCCTGTCGTTCGACATCGACGCCATCGACCCCGGGTTCGCGCCCGGCACCGGCTGGCCCGAGCCCGGCGGGCTCTACCCGCGCGAGGCGCTCAAGCTGGTGCGCCGCTTCGCCGCCGAAGGTCTGCTCGGCATGGAGGTCGTGGAGGTGTCGCCGCCGTATGACAGCTCGGACGTGACATCGCTGCTCGGGGTGCGGCTGATCTGCGACGTGCTGGCCGCGTCGGTCAAGGCGGGCAAGCTGGGACGGACCAGGAGCGGCGCGCCGCAGACCCCGCGGGCGCGCGAGATCGACGACCGGACCGGTGAGGGCGACGGCGGGTAG
- a CDS encoding solute carrier family 23 protein, with product MFSAVLAALGMCADGLGEGLYAVHRGYRARAMAIGFALAAILTAVTRVVTPLNFTVESVAVATQSVKRTPQIYWVVVLSAVPTAVLGLLGLYEPLIELFDKGVIAGAVAGVGIMLAAAGVDYIRDRRATGIASTVAGVSAFLLTDDLAVTVVAAIAAGALVARFLGPRLGDEPEEAEAPKVEKPRLIPFEWREMVSRPVLVGALSLFALRVGTVVSYDTVNSELAGTRPKLNEVFLVDGVASLAAGLFGGAPLEPTPSATAATEMPVFSAVLFLALMTAISAFGLVERMGRWVPLQSVAGFLIVIGVFVVLPDNIRQVNRLPDAVAMAVTAFGNPFYGIVAGEVIALLEHALPGA from the coding sequence GTGTTCTCCGCCGTCCTCGCCGCGCTCGGCATGTGTGCGGACGGCCTCGGCGAGGGCCTGTACGCCGTACACAGGGGGTACAGGGCCCGGGCGATGGCGATCGGGTTCGCCCTCGCGGCGATCCTGACGGCGGTGACCCGGGTCGTCACGCCGCTGAACTTCACCGTCGAGTCCGTGGCCGTGGCGACCCAGAGCGTGAAGCGGACGCCGCAGATCTACTGGGTCGTGGTCCTGTCGGCGGTGCCCACCGCCGTGCTCGGCCTGCTCGGGCTGTACGAACCGCTCATCGAGCTGTTCGACAAGGGCGTGATCGCCGGGGCCGTCGCCGGGGTGGGCATCATGCTGGCCGCGGCCGGGGTCGACTACATCCGCGACAGGAGGGCCACCGGCATCGCCTCGACCGTGGCCGGGGTGTCGGCGTTCCTGCTCACCGACGACCTGGCGGTCACCGTGGTCGCGGCCATCGCGGCCGGCGCGCTGGTCGCCCGCTTTCTCGGGCCGCGGCTGGGCGACGAACCGGAGGAAGCGGAAGCTCCCAAGGTGGAGAAGCCGCGGCTGATCCCGTTCGAATGGCGCGAGATGGTGTCACGGCCCGTGCTGGTGGGGGCGCTGTCGTTGTTCGCGTTGCGCGTCGGCACGGTGGTCTCCTACGACACGGTCAACTCCGAGCTGGCCGGAACCCGGCCGAAGCTGAACGAGGTGTTCCTCGTCGACGGCGTGGCGAGCCTGGCCGCGGGTCTGTTCGGCGGCGCTCCGCTGGAGCCCACCCCGTCGGCGACGGCGGCCACGGAGATGCCGGTCTTCTCGGCGGTGCTCTTCCTCGCTCTGATGACGGCCATCTCGGCGTTCGGGCTGGTGGAGCGGATGGGACGGTGGGTGCCGCTGCAGTCGGTGGCCGGGTTCCTCATCGTGATCGGCGTGTTCGTGGTGCTGCCGGACAACATCAGGCAGGTCAACCGCCTGCCGGACGCGGTGGCGATGGCGGTGACGGCGTTCGGCAACCCGTTCTACGGAATCGTCGCCGGCGAGGTGATCGCCCTGCTGGAGCACGCCCTGCCCGGCGCCTGA
- a CDS encoding enolase C-terminal domain-like protein: MSVRRLTLRLLTVFRSSRLAYDSTDTCVATIVHDGVAGHGEGTPAWAHGETLEEVIAAVTAEGESILGPGLSDPEKVLDRIADWKAPVGARMALDGAVHDWLGRSAGQPTWRLLGVPRTLTEPTGYTIGIAGVAETLAAVANAPHVGALKMKVRGAEDLDRLIAVRGATALPVRVDPNGAWDFETARLLTPHLRDLGIQLVEQPFPVEAVDDYRRYREVPDRLPVFLDEGCTDVASVRAARALADGVVVKLAKSGGVRATRRVMETARRVGLSVMLSCNCESELALSQAALLSPLAERIDIDSQFLLRDPPFRGLGLDRGHIVLGDAPGLGVVSREEGGSDPGPAPAVGW, from the coding sequence GTGAGCGTCCGCCGTCTGACCTTGCGCCTGCTCACGGTCTTCCGGAGTTCGCGCCTCGCCTACGACTCGACCGACACCTGTGTCGCGACCATCGTTCACGACGGCGTCGCCGGCCACGGGGAGGGGACGCCCGCCTGGGCGCACGGCGAGACCCTGGAGGAGGTCATCGCCGCGGTCACCGCGGAAGGCGAGAGCATTCTCGGTCCCGGCCTGTCCGATCCCGAGAAGGTCCTCGACCGGATAGCGGACTGGAAGGCGCCGGTGGGCGCCCGGATGGCCCTCGACGGCGCGGTGCATGACTGGCTCGGCCGGTCAGCCGGGCAGCCGACCTGGCGGCTGCTCGGCGTCCCTCGCACCCTGACCGAGCCGACCGGGTACACGATCGGGATCGCCGGCGTGGCGGAGACCCTGGCGGCGGTCGCGAACGCCCCGCACGTGGGCGCGCTGAAGATGAAGGTGCGCGGCGCCGAGGATCTCGACCGGCTGATCGCCGTGCGGGGGGCGACCGCCCTGCCGGTCCGCGTCGACCCCAATGGGGCGTGGGATTTCGAGACGGCCCGGCTGCTGACCCCGCACCTGCGCGACCTCGGCATCCAGCTCGTCGAGCAGCCATTTCCCGTGGAAGCGGTCGACGACTATCGGCGGTACCGGGAGGTGCCGGACCGGCTGCCGGTCTTCCTGGACGAGGGCTGCACCGACGTGGCGAGCGTTCGTGCCGCGCGAGCGCTCGCCGACGGCGTCGTGGTCAAGCTGGCCAAGTCGGGGGGCGTCCGGGCCACCCGGAGGGTGATGGAGACCGCGCGGCGAGTCGGCCTGTCGGTGATGCTCAGCTGCAACTGCGAGTCGGAGCTGGCACTGAGCCAGGCGGCCCTGCTGTCTCCCCTGGCCGAACGCATAGACATCGACAGCCAGTTCCTGCTGCGCGATCCGCCCTTCCGGGGGCTGGGGCTCGACCGGGGGCACATCGTCCTCGGGGATGCCCCTGGCCTGGGTGTCGTGTCCCGGGAGGAGGGCGGATCCGACCCCGGCCCCGCGCCGGCCGTGGGATGGTGA
- a CDS encoding SAM-dependent methyltransferase, with translation MGVNLRTNVPHSARVYDYLLGGKDNFEADRTAAEDVIKIAPYMPTSVRANRDFMVRVTRYLAAERGVDQFIDIGTGLPTSPNLHQVAQEADPAARVIYVDNDPLVLVHARALLTSTPEGRTRYIQADLNDPDAIIDSPEVRETFDFSRPVALCLIAVVHFIHDEDEVRSIIERLMKPLPAGSFLTLSTIALDSAPGKLVSEAVAQYNRRGIMSKARTRAQIEEFFTGFELIEPGVVPVHRWRPDDRALLVRDSMVSMYGGLAVKA, from the coding sequence GTGGGAGTCAATCTCAGGACGAACGTGCCGCACTCGGCGCGCGTCTATGACTACCTCCTGGGTGGCAAGGACAACTTCGAGGCCGACCGCACGGCGGCCGAGGACGTCATCAAGATCGCGCCGTACATGCCGACGTCCGTGCGCGCCAACCGCGACTTCATGGTCAGGGTGACCCGCTACCTGGCGGCCGAGCGTGGCGTCGACCAGTTCATCGACATCGGAACCGGGCTGCCCACCTCGCCCAACCTGCACCAGGTGGCCCAGGAGGCCGATCCTGCCGCGCGCGTCATCTACGTGGACAACGACCCGCTCGTGCTCGTGCACGCCCGCGCCCTGCTCACCAGCACCCCGGAGGGCAGGACCCGCTACATCCAGGCGGACCTGAACGACCCGGACGCCATCATCGACTCCCCTGAGGTCCGCGAGACCTTCGACTTCAGCCGTCCCGTCGCGCTGTGCCTGATCGCCGTGGTGCACTTCATCCATGACGAGGACGAGGTGCGCTCGATCATCGAACGCCTGATGAAGCCGCTGCCCGCGGGCAGTTTCCTGACCCTGTCGACCATCGCGCTCGACAGCGCGCCCGGCAAACTGGTGAGCGAGGCCGTCGCCCAGTACAACCGCCGCGGCATCATGTCCAAGGCCCGCACCAGAGCCCAGATCGAGGAGTTCTTCACCGGGTTCGAACTGATCGAGCCGGGCGTGGTGCCGGTACACCGATGGCGGCCGGACGACAGGGCGCTCCTCGTGAGGGACTCCATGGTCTCGATGTACGGCGGGCTGGCCGTCAAAGCCTGA
- a CDS encoding MaoC family dehydratase, with the protein MTTESAERVSWPGRYFEDFSVGDMYRHPLGRTVTATDNVWQALLTQNTMPVHFDAHYAAQTGFGRRLVDSTFTLALVTGQSVTDVSQHVMANLGWDRVRLPNPVFEGDTIYSQSEVLSVRESRSRREVGIVTVRTIGFNQRGEIVIIFERTMMIYRRGHGPDVTAVRPVWDERARRAVQGP; encoded by the coding sequence ATGACCACCGAATCGGCAGAGCGGGTCTCGTGGCCGGGCCGCTACTTCGAGGACTTCTCCGTGGGCGACATGTACCGGCATCCGCTGGGGCGGACAGTGACCGCCACCGACAACGTATGGCAGGCCCTCCTGACCCAGAACACCATGCCGGTGCACTTCGACGCGCACTACGCGGCCCAGACCGGGTTCGGCCGGCGCCTGGTGGACTCGACGTTCACGCTGGCCCTGGTCACCGGGCAGAGCGTCACGGACGTCTCGCAACACGTGATGGCGAACCTCGGCTGGGACAGGGTGCGGCTGCCGAACCCGGTGTTCGAGGGCGACACGATCTACTCGCAGTCGGAGGTGCTGTCCGTCCGGGAGTCGCGCTCCCGCCGCGAGGTGGGCATCGTGACCGTCCGCACCATCGGCTTCAACCAGCGTGGCGAGATCGTCATCATCTTCGAGCGCACCATGATGATCTACCGGCGTGGCCACGGGCCCGACGTGACCGCCGTGCGGCCGGTGTGGGACGAGCGAGCACGGCGCGCGGTACAGGGGCCATGA
- a CDS encoding MFS transporter, whose protein sequence is MSRRESVLRLPRALVFGAVCIAVSAGGHVFAGGGPIPAPLLFAGVLGVTALAYVLSGRERGPGEILAATVCSQVALHQIFGAGAPVPAEAGFGGHAHSGIGMVLIHLVVALLTGWWVYRGESALWLMIRLCGVRIPLVRLLVMLTGEVLTPPRRAVPAFDVHPCGGLMVAEGVTRRGPPSPILAG, encoded by the coding sequence GTGTCCCGCAGGGAGTCGGTGTTACGACTGCCACGAGCGCTGGTCTTCGGCGCCGTGTGCATCGCGGTTTCGGCGGGCGGGCACGTCTTCGCCGGGGGCGGGCCGATCCCCGCGCCGTTGCTGTTCGCCGGCGTGCTCGGCGTGACGGCGCTGGCCTACGTCCTCAGCGGCCGCGAACGCGGACCTGGTGAGATCCTCGCCGCGACCGTCTGCTCGCAGGTCGCGCTCCATCAGATCTTCGGGGCCGGAGCCCCGGTTCCCGCCGAGGCCGGGTTCGGCGGTCACGCTCATTCGGGCATCGGCATGGTGCTGATCCACCTGGTGGTCGCACTGCTGACCGGATGGTGGGTGTACCGCGGCGAGAGCGCGTTGTGGCTCATGATCCGCCTGTGCGGTGTGCGGATCCCCCTGGTCCGCCTGCTCGTGATGCTGACCGGCGAGGTTCTGACGCCGCCGCGGCGAGCGGTGCCGGCGTTCGACGTCCATCCGTGCGGTGGCCTGATGGTCGCCGAGGGAGTCACCCGGCGCGGGCCGCCGAGCCCGATTCTCGCCGGCTGA